From a region of the Spelaeicoccus albus genome:
- a CDS encoding FdrA family protein yields MGTTHVEVRTGTYHDSVTLLRISKDIAALPGIRAAQVAMGTPLNVDVLAGMGFDVPRVGPDDLVIALESEDAGDPGAGAPGDTGFDEALGAVADRLARRGSATTEDKRQPPRTVGAAIADSDAPLALVSVPGSGAAAEAWDALERGISVMLFSDNVEVADEIALKDAARDKGLLVLGPDCGTALIGGVGLGFANAVRPGEISLVAASGTGAQQLMTLLDAAGIGVRHCLGVGGRDLGADVRGRGVLASVDALSRDEGTRHTVIVSKPADAAVVDEVDAHARRLGLPVTWAVLGPGHPDLTETAETICRETGVEPPAWPRWNPAGESAPSRSGALLRGLYAGGTLCGETATLASERLGSIDSGAAASGPGALRTALASGGHAVIDLGDDALTIGRAHPMIDPELRLEMFDDAVRDPRVGVVLMDVVLGYGAAADPAGDYCDAIARALADRSDLSVIVSLIGTAHDPQGFAGQAERFAAAGAHVYASNAEAARAAVSSVA; encoded by the coding sequence ATGGGCACCACTCACGTAGAGGTCCGCACCGGCACGTACCACGATTCGGTGACACTGCTGCGGATCAGCAAGGACATCGCGGCGCTGCCCGGCATCCGCGCCGCGCAAGTGGCAATGGGGACTCCGCTCAACGTGGATGTCCTGGCCGGCATGGGATTCGACGTGCCCCGGGTCGGACCGGACGATCTCGTGATCGCGCTCGAATCGGAAGACGCGGGGGACCCCGGTGCCGGGGCGCCCGGCGATACCGGCTTCGACGAAGCGCTCGGCGCCGTGGCCGACCGCTTGGCGCGCCGCGGCTCGGCGACGACGGAGGACAAGCGCCAGCCGCCGCGCACCGTCGGCGCGGCAATTGCGGACAGCGATGCCCCGCTCGCGCTGGTGTCGGTGCCGGGGTCCGGGGCCGCGGCGGAGGCCTGGGACGCGCTTGAACGCGGCATCAGCGTCATGCTGTTCAGCGACAATGTGGAAGTGGCCGATGAGATTGCCTTGAAGGACGCGGCTCGCGACAAGGGACTCCTCGTATTGGGACCGGACTGCGGCACGGCGCTGATCGGGGGAGTCGGACTGGGGTTCGCCAATGCAGTACGGCCGGGCGAGATTTCGCTGGTGGCGGCATCCGGGACCGGCGCCCAACAACTGATGACGTTGCTGGACGCCGCGGGGATCGGCGTGCGGCACTGCCTCGGCGTCGGCGGCCGCGATCTGGGCGCGGACGTGCGCGGCCGCGGCGTCCTGGCCTCGGTGGACGCGCTGTCCCGTGACGAGGGAACACGGCACACGGTGATCGTGTCCAAACCGGCCGACGCCGCGGTCGTGGACGAAGTCGACGCCCACGCTCGCCGTCTCGGCCTGCCGGTCACGTGGGCGGTGCTCGGTCCCGGCCATCCCGATCTGACCGAGACGGCCGAAACGATTTGCCGCGAGACCGGCGTCGAGCCGCCCGCGTGGCCCCGTTGGAACCCTGCCGGAGAATCCGCGCCGTCCCGCTCCGGGGCGTTGCTCCGCGGGCTCTATGCCGGCGGAACGTTGTGCGGGGAAACGGCCACGCTGGCATCGGAACGGCTGGGCTCCATCGACTCCGGCGCCGCCGCGTCCGGACCCGGCGCGCTCAGGACGGCATTGGCTTCGGGCGGACACGCCGTGATCGACTTGGGCGACGACGCCCTGACCATCGGACGAGCGCACCCCATGATCGATCCCGAGCTGCGCCTCGAGATGTTCGACGACGCAGTCCGGGATCCTCGCGTGGGCGTCGTCCTGATGGACGTCGTGCTGGGGTACGGCGCTGCGGCGGATCCGGCCGGCGACTACTGCGACGCGATTGCACGCGCCCTGGCCGATCGGAGCGACCTGTCGGTGATCGTGTCACTGATCGGCACGGCGCACGATCCGCAAGGGTTCGCGGGCCAAGCCGAACGTTTTGCCGCGGCCGGTGCGCACGTGTACGCCTCGAACGCCGAGGCCGCGCGCGCCGCAGTGTCGTCCGTCGCGTGA
- a CDS encoding DUF2877 domain-containing protein, which yields MPAVVHAARFSSRLAAAMHARHGGRVMIASAAAAYASLQDGTVVALVRRDADPPPTAVIVPQVPDMSQLAPHAAALTLSPGGLVVGGAEITAADWWSPRQVVQARPDGDAAALLRRLRRSTPQSDFEAELTNTVVRRIDEAAARWALGDGAGSRTSLLSILGLGPGSTPAGDDAIAGFLIGLRAFDRHAFDGSDRLDDVASDIAGTARTRTTTVSAGLLREAADGYCAPSLGRAVDALAADFAGSALQRERLLAGLLAVGHTSGSATAAGLLAAIRCAGTHASTHSPHTVRTSWAPLT from the coding sequence ATGCCCGCAGTCGTTCACGCTGCACGATTCTCCTCCCGTCTGGCTGCGGCAATGCACGCGCGGCACGGCGGACGCGTCATGATCGCGTCGGCGGCCGCCGCGTATGCCTCATTGCAGGACGGCACGGTTGTGGCGCTGGTGCGCCGCGACGCCGACCCACCACCCACGGCCGTCATAGTGCCGCAGGTGCCCGATATGTCGCAGCTGGCGCCTCATGCGGCGGCGCTGACCTTGTCGCCCGGCGGCCTGGTCGTCGGCGGTGCGGAAATCACCGCAGCCGACTGGTGGTCGCCGAGGCAGGTCGTGCAGGCGCGCCCGGACGGCGACGCCGCGGCATTGCTACGCCGCTTGCGCCGAAGCACTCCGCAGTCCGATTTCGAAGCGGAACTGACAAATACCGTCGTCCGGCGCATCGACGAAGCCGCCGCACGGTGGGCTCTCGGCGACGGGGCCGGCAGCCGAACGTCGCTACTGTCGATCCTCGGGCTCGGCCCCGGATCGACACCCGCGGGGGACGACGCGATCGCCGGCTTCCTGATCGGTCTGCGTGCGTTCGATCGGCACGCATTCGACGGAAGCGACAGGCTGGACGACGTCGCCTCCGATATCGCCGGCACGGCACGCACCCGGACCACGACGGTGAGCGCGGGGCTCCTGCGCGAGGCCGCCGACGGGTACTGCGCGCCCTCCCTCGGCCGGGCAGTTGACGCCCTCGCTGCAGACTTCGCCGGCTCGGCATTGCAGCGTGAAAGATTGCTGGCCGGGCTGCTGGCCGTCGGACACACGTCCGGCTCCGCTACCGCTGCGGGTCTGCTTGCGGCAATCCGCTGCGCCGGCACGCACGCCTCGACCCACTCACCACACACAGTTAGGACATCATGGGCACCACTCACGTAG
- a CDS encoding PucR family transcriptional regulator produces the protein MTTPVRHTAADDPPGRMTVSGLLETSVLAGSDILAGSDGLTREVARFNVMEVPDIERWTRPGEFLLTAGYAIRHSPDRLTSVIEALHTRGVAGIGIKLGRYIDTVPPASLETAERLGFPVVSLPSGVSFDDILTEGSIDLVNRHVHTMNQADVLQRRLVDVVLAGGGLPAVTEALAHELNVAALVTTPDGRQITAAGAPEKLDVVRSSPALDDTGRLRTESLDGALGAHPVPADSEDASLSAAIVGVRAGDTDHGRLAAFATGRTLGREDLFALDRAASVCALVTTRDLAVSAVEDKYQADFVRDLTVGRAGSAEQTIAHARDFGWDFDRPLMVVVVEPDPGALDDDTSSTRRPLVERQAGAIAGALAHRDSGAAVVALSTETVIILGAETRERSEAKINDLVRTVRGRGGGGRKPFSVGMSRSCDSPAEIPTAYSQAATAVRVGRQVAGGESVTHFDALGVYRLLSLVEDQAELESFARETLRELADDTDEARDLRRTLDLLLATNINVAETARTLHFHYNTLRYRLAKLERVLGPFTTKPGLRLDLSLALKILAMRGLRR, from the coding sequence ATGACTACGCCGGTTCGTCACACGGCTGCCGATGACCCACCCGGTCGGATGACGGTTTCCGGCCTGTTGGAGACCTCGGTGCTGGCCGGAAGCGACATCCTTGCCGGTTCCGATGGGCTGACCCGCGAAGTGGCCCGGTTCAACGTAATGGAAGTGCCGGACATCGAACGATGGACCCGGCCCGGTGAATTCCTGCTGACGGCCGGGTACGCCATCCGGCACTCGCCCGACAGGCTCACCTCGGTGATCGAGGCGCTGCACACGCGCGGCGTCGCAGGCATCGGCATCAAACTCGGCAGGTATATCGACACGGTTCCGCCCGCATCGCTCGAGACAGCCGAACGACTCGGGTTCCCCGTCGTCTCGCTTCCGTCCGGTGTTTCCTTCGACGACATCCTCACCGAGGGGTCGATCGACCTGGTGAACCGGCATGTGCACACCATGAATCAGGCCGACGTCCTGCAACGCCGGCTTGTTGACGTGGTTCTGGCCGGCGGCGGGCTGCCGGCCGTGACCGAGGCGTTGGCGCACGAGCTGAACGTGGCGGCACTCGTCACCACGCCGGACGGCCGGCAGATCACGGCGGCCGGCGCGCCCGAGAAGCTGGACGTCGTCCGGTCGTCGCCCGCGCTCGACGACACAGGGCGGCTGCGCACCGAATCGTTGGACGGCGCGCTCGGTGCCCACCCGGTGCCGGCCGACTCCGAGGATGCGTCGCTGTCGGCGGCCATCGTCGGGGTGCGCGCCGGCGATACCGACCACGGGCGACTTGCCGCGTTTGCCACCGGGCGGACACTGGGCCGGGAAGACCTGTTCGCCCTCGATCGCGCCGCAAGCGTGTGCGCCCTCGTCACCACCCGCGATCTGGCCGTCTCGGCCGTCGAGGACAAATACCAGGCCGACTTCGTCCGCGACCTCACCGTCGGACGGGCCGGCTCCGCCGAGCAGACGATCGCCCACGCACGGGACTTCGGCTGGGACTTCGACAGGCCACTCATGGTCGTCGTGGTCGAGCCCGATCCCGGCGCCCTCGACGACGACACGTCGTCCACGCGTCGTCCGCTCGTCGAACGCCAGGCCGGAGCAATCGCCGGCGCCTTGGCCCACCGGGACTCGGGTGCCGCGGTCGTTGCTCTCAGCACCGAGACAGTCATTATTCTGGGCGCCGAGACGCGCGAACGCAGCGAGGCCAAGATCAACGACCTGGTCCGCACCGTGCGCGGACGCGGCGGCGGTGGCCGCAAACCGTTCAGCGTCGGTATGAGCCGCTCGTGCGACAGTCCGGCCGAGATTCCCACTGCGTACTCCCAGGCCGCGACGGCGGTTCGGGTCGGCCGGCAGGTGGCGGGCGGTGAATCCGTCACGCATTTCGACGCGCTCGGCGTGTACCGGCTGCTCAGTCTGGTCGAGGATCAGGCCGAACTCGAGTCGTTTGCGCGGGAGACGCTGCGCGAGCTCGCCGACGACACCGATGAAGCTCGGGACCTCCGGCGGACCCTCGACCTGCTTCTTGCGACGAATATCAACGTTGCCGAGACCGCCCGCACGTTGCATTTCCACTACAACACGCTGCGCTACCGGCTTGCCAAGCTCGAACGCGTCCTCGGCCCGTTCACGACGAAGCCCGGCCTGCGGCTGGACCTGTCACTGGCGCTGAAGATCCTGGCCATGCGCGGACTGCGCCGCTGA
- a CDS encoding kinase has product MSALPDRLIGVPEGVSIRSARPRGVAIVGQDQLRRQILHVRDRPENLAVAYIGLSARYALNAGLHVVIEGILSEEIYGDMLRQLIEDHLGVTRCYRYEVSFDETLRRHATKPDADEFGETEMRQWWRDSDELTGADEALIPAEYSLTDGVLRVLDDCGWTDGRL; this is encoded by the coding sequence TTGTCAGCTTTACCGGATCGGCTTATCGGCGTGCCGGAGGGTGTGTCGATCCGATCTGCTCGTCCACGCGGGGTGGCGATCGTCGGCCAAGATCAGCTGCGCCGACAGATCCTGCACGTACGAGACCGCCCCGAGAACCTGGCCGTCGCCTATATCGGGCTGTCCGCCCGATACGCACTGAATGCTGGTCTGCATGTCGTGATCGAAGGCATCTTGTCCGAGGAAATTTACGGCGACATGCTGCGACAACTGATCGAGGACCATCTGGGCGTCACTCGCTGCTACCGGTATGAGGTGAGCTTTGACGAGACATTGCGCCGACACGCCACTAAGCCGGATGCCGACGAATTCGGCGAGACGGAGATGCGGCAGTGGTGGCGTGATTCCGATGAGCTCACGGGAGCGGATGAGGCGCTCATTCCCGCTGAGTACTCTCTGACGGACGGGGTGCTGCGGGTGCTTGACGACTGCGGCTGGACCGACGGCAGGTTGTGA
- a CDS encoding uracil-xanthine permease family protein, whose product MTPATFTPPRSAPRTGTTSDKRNEGLDMPIWKLYGDGKTIRPGDVVAPDERLGWGRTIGLGAQHVVSMFGATFVFPIVMGLNPQLAVMFSGICTIVFLLIVQGRIPSYLGTSAAFVGGVAAIRAQGGDSAEVTGAILVSGAVLGVVGIIVHFLGGRIVYKVLPPVVTGAVVMLIGFNLAPVVANTYWPQDQWVALIVMVALILMSVGLRGFLGRIAIFLSLVLGYVLSWILDLISGPITAFDAGAGKVTEHLRVNWDGVTNSAWFGLPPMSDSNGVVGIHAPSFSMAMVVLVLPGVIALIAENAGHVKAVAEMTGKDLDPMMGRALAADGLGTVIASSFGGSPTTTYAENIGVMAATKVYSTAAYVVAAIVAILFGLSPKFGALISATPGGVLGGITVVLYGMIGLLGAKIWRENKVDFGNPLNLVPVAAGLIIAIGDTSIKFSDSFSLSGISLGTIVVIVMYHVCRAIAPAHLKSEAVGVALTGEGHHTLDDDNDDTAEEGTGSRQ is encoded by the coding sequence GTGACACCCGCCACGTTCACGCCACCCCGGTCCGCGCCGCGGACCGGCACGACATCGGACAAGCGCAACGAAGGGCTGGACATGCCGATCTGGAAGCTCTACGGCGACGGTAAGACAATCAGGCCGGGCGACGTGGTCGCCCCCGACGAGCGGTTGGGATGGGGCCGCACCATCGGGCTCGGCGCGCAACACGTCGTGTCCATGTTCGGCGCGACGTTCGTCTTTCCCATCGTCATGGGGCTCAACCCGCAGCTGGCCGTCATGTTCTCGGGCATCTGCACCATCGTGTTCCTGCTCATCGTGCAAGGGCGCATTCCGAGCTATCTGGGCACATCCGCAGCATTCGTAGGAGGCGTCGCGGCGATCCGCGCCCAAGGCGGCGACAGCGCCGAAGTCACCGGCGCCATCCTGGTCAGCGGTGCCGTCCTGGGCGTCGTCGGCATCATCGTGCACTTCCTGGGCGGACGTATCGTCTACAAGGTGCTGCCGCCGGTCGTCACGGGCGCTGTTGTCATGTTGATCGGCTTCAACCTGGCCCCCGTGGTCGCCAATACGTATTGGCCGCAGGACCAATGGGTCGCACTGATAGTGATGGTCGCTCTGATCCTGATGAGCGTCGGTCTGCGCGGCTTCCTCGGCCGCATCGCCATCTTCTTGTCGCTGGTCCTCGGCTACGTGCTGTCCTGGATCCTCGATCTCATTTCCGGCCCGATCACGGCCTTCGACGCGGGCGCCGGCAAGGTGACTGAGCATTTGCGCGTGAACTGGGACGGCGTGACGAACTCGGCATGGTTCGGCCTTCCGCCGATGTCGGACTCCAACGGCGTCGTCGGCATCCACGCCCCGTCGTTCAGCATGGCAATGGTAGTCCTGGTGCTGCCCGGTGTCATCGCGCTGATCGCCGAGAACGCCGGACACGTCAAGGCAGTCGCCGAAATGACCGGCAAGGATCTCGACCCCATGATGGGCCGGGCGCTGGCGGCCGACGGCCTGGGCACCGTCATCGCCAGCTCGTTCGGCGGCTCCCCCACCACCACCTACGCCGAGAACATCGGCGTCATGGCAGCCACCAAGGTCTACTCGACGGCCGCATACGTGGTAGCGGCAATAGTCGCAATCCTCTTCGGGTTGTCTCCGAAGTTCGGCGCGCTCATCTCCGCAACACCGGGCGGAGTCCTCGGCGGCATCACCGTCGTGCTCTACGGCATGATCGGCCTGTTGGGCGCCAAGATCTGGCGGGAGAACAAGGTCGACTTCGGCAACCCGCTCAACCTGGTCCCGGTCGCGGCCGGCCTGATCATCGCCATCGGCGACACGTCGATCAAATTCTCGGACTCCTTCTCGCTCAGCGGCATTTCGCTCGGCACCATCGTCGTGATCGTGATGTACCACGTCTGCCGTGCCATCGCCCCGGCGCATTTGAAGTCCGAAGCGGTAGGCGTCGCGTTGACCGGCGAAGGCCATCACACGCTTGACGATGACAACGACGACACTGCCGAGGAAGGGACGGGTTCGCGTCAATGA
- a CDS encoding FAD binding domain-containing protein has product MKPSPLTYHRPATLEEACETLSGTGGKVLAGGQSLIPLLSMRLAAPADLIDINQLPGLDAIDVAADSVTFGALVRHTALLGDKRASDAAPLLGRALAHVAHPTIRNRGTTVGSIAHADPASEMPAVLTLLGGEVHAVSTRGRRTIPVDDFFLGPLETALAEDELAVAVRVPRQSRGEGTAIDELARRHGDYAMAGVAARVRLSGSGSDAVIDDAAATYISAGDMGRRYDFSDVLRGTAPDDPELNARLSRAGDSARDIVDTDADIHASADYRSQLVAALTARVLGAAVADAAGMTVDTRDFHERSRS; this is encoded by the coding sequence ATGAAGCCCTCTCCGCTGACGTACCACCGGCCGGCCACGCTGGAGGAAGCGTGCGAAACCCTTTCCGGAACGGGCGGAAAGGTTCTGGCCGGAGGTCAGTCGCTCATTCCACTGTTGTCCATGCGGCTCGCGGCGCCGGCCGATCTGATCGACATCAATCAGCTGCCCGGGCTGGACGCCATCGACGTGGCGGCCGACTCCGTCACCTTCGGCGCGCTGGTCCGTCACACGGCGCTGCTGGGCGACAAGCGTGCGTCGGACGCCGCTCCGCTTCTCGGCCGCGCACTGGCCCACGTCGCCCATCCGACAATCCGCAACCGCGGGACGACCGTCGGCTCGATCGCCCATGCCGACCCGGCCTCGGAAATGCCCGCCGTCCTGACCTTATTGGGCGGTGAAGTGCACGCCGTGTCCACTCGCGGCCGTCGCACCATTCCGGTCGACGACTTCTTCCTCGGCCCGCTAGAAACGGCGCTGGCCGAAGACGAGTTGGCTGTTGCGGTGCGGGTGCCGCGGCAATCACGGGGCGAAGGGACCGCCATCGACGAGCTTGCCCGCCGGCACGGCGATTACGCCATGGCCGGCGTCGCGGCCCGTGTCCGGCTGTCGGGTTCCGGGTCCGACGCCGTCATCGACGACGCCGCCGCCACATACATCTCGGCCGGCGACATGGGCAGGCGCTACGACTTCTCGGACGTCTTGCGCGGGACGGCGCCGGATGACCCGGAACTCAACGCGCGGCTGAGCCGGGCCGGTGACAGTGCCCGCGACATAGTCGACACCGATGCCGACATCCACGCCAGTGCCGACTACCGGTCTCAGCTGGTGGCCGCTTTGACGGCGCGCGTGCTGGGAGCGGCAGTCGCCGATGCGGCAGGCATGACAGTGGACACTCGCGATTTCCATGAAAGGAGCCGCTCATGA
- a CDS encoding (2Fe-2S)-binding protein has protein sequence MTAKTTDQTLAELYEDTGEQHIAVTFTFNRVPQTVIVPSRTLASDAIRHYLRKTGTHVGCEHGVCGACTVLLDGEPVRSCLLLAASLEGHEVTTVEGLPDEDGTLHPVQQAFIDCHGLQCGFCTPGFVTTIAAYLETNENPTREEATEAIAGNLCRCTGYQNIKAAVLRAAEIKRERAGGSPLGDDYEISDMALETKVRGSTGPVDGRSDPA, from the coding sequence ATGACCGCGAAGACTACCGACCAAACGCTGGCCGAGCTTTACGAGGACACCGGCGAGCAGCACATTGCCGTGACGTTCACATTCAATAGGGTTCCGCAAACCGTGATCGTGCCCTCGCGCACGCTGGCCTCGGACGCCATCCGGCACTATTTGCGCAAGACCGGCACACACGTCGGGTGCGAACACGGCGTGTGTGGAGCGTGCACCGTCCTGCTGGACGGCGAACCGGTACGGTCGTGCCTGCTGCTTGCCGCATCCCTGGAGGGCCACGAGGTCACCACAGTCGAAGGACTGCCCGACGAGGACGGCACATTGCACCCCGTGCAACAGGCCTTCATCGACTGCCACGGCCTGCAATGCGGCTTTTGCACCCCCGGGTTCGTCACGACCATCGCCGCTTATCTCGAGACCAACGAGAACCCCACCCGCGAAGAAGCAACCGAAGCTATTGCCGGCAACCTGTGCCGCTGCACCGGATATCAAAACATCAAAGCCGCAGTGCTGCGCGCCGCCGAGATCAAACGCGAGCGCGCCGGCGGCTCACCGCTGGGCGACGACTACGAAATTTCCGACATGGCTCTCGAAACCAAGGTGCGCGGTTCCACCGGGCCGGTCGACGGAAGGAGCGACCCGGCATGA
- the cutA gene encoding aerobic carbon-monoxide dehydrogenase large subunit: protein MTATRTERDTATSFGSPITRSEDERLLVGDGRYLDDLGHDALVAAFVRSPHAHAIVTDINVDAALDVAGVEAVFTYDDLVADSEAVAEAMPLLIPHPQLDHPRTGYPLVPGKVNHVGEAIVMVVAKNRYVAEDACALVDITYEDLPPVVGIETARDGQNLVHDDVPGNVAAHLHHSFGDVDAELKKAPHTLTVNLDIERSASMPMEGRGVYARWDTDENSLTFWTSTQTSTSVRAAIAARLSMPLNKVQCIAPDVGGGFGMKIVHPWPEEVMVAWAARKLAQAGISKEVKWTEDRREHFIASAHERGQLQEVTVGFDDDGRLLAFDFTLWHDNGAYVPYGLIVIINTTTQVLGPYKPVSFRANAYSLYTNTVIVTPYRGAGRPQGVFAMERAMDAIAHYLKKDPTAVRETNFILPEEMPYDFGLTFQDGRPLIYDTGDYQVGMDKIKKQIGWDDFPARREAARAEGRRIGIGVGAYVEGTGPGPYEGAHVVVETSGKVKAATGLTTQGQGHQTSFAQIVADDLGVDVRDVEIVTGDTRRFGYAVGTFASRGAVMSGSAFHIAAQMVADKAKAVAGKSLGVPPDELELRGGHVCPVGVEPGAEGTMPLGVAAVLSNPLRYAFDEASKQATQFSTGDTDMSKPPIAEGEQPGLEATGYYSPPRSTFASGVHAVIVETDPLTAEINILKYAIVHDCGNMINPRIVEGQVHGGLAQGIGGALYEKIAYDEHGQMLNASFMDFLLPYATEVPESLDIDHTVTPSGLNPLGMKGVGEAGVIPVSAAVAAAIEDAEGFPITKMPISPSDLFELRRAHERGELPSLSS from the coding sequence ATGACCGCCACCAGGACCGAACGGGACACTGCCACGAGCTTCGGCTCTCCGATCACCCGGTCGGAGGACGAGCGGCTCCTGGTCGGCGACGGCCGCTACCTCGACGATCTCGGCCACGACGCGCTCGTCGCGGCGTTCGTGCGCTCGCCGCACGCCCATGCCATCGTCACTGACATCAACGTGGACGCCGCGCTCGACGTCGCCGGCGTGGAGGCCGTCTTCACCTACGACGACCTGGTGGCCGACTCCGAAGCCGTCGCCGAAGCCATGCCGCTGCTGATCCCGCACCCGCAACTCGACCATCCGCGCACCGGATATCCGCTGGTGCCGGGCAAGGTGAACCACGTCGGTGAAGCCATCGTGATGGTTGTCGCCAAGAACCGATACGTTGCCGAGGATGCGTGCGCGCTCGTCGACATCACGTACGAAGACCTGCCGCCGGTGGTGGGCATCGAAACGGCGCGGGACGGGCAGAACCTGGTGCACGACGACGTCCCCGGCAACGTGGCGGCCCATTTGCACCACAGTTTCGGCGATGTCGATGCCGAACTGAAGAAGGCACCGCACACGCTCACCGTGAACCTGGACATCGAACGCTCCGCCTCGATGCCCATGGAAGGCCGGGGCGTCTACGCGCGCTGGGACACCGATGAGAACTCGCTCACGTTCTGGACGTCGACGCAAACGTCCACGTCGGTGCGCGCGGCCATCGCGGCCCGACTCAGCATGCCGTTGAACAAGGTCCAGTGCATTGCGCCGGACGTCGGCGGCGGGTTCGGCATGAAGATCGTGCACCCGTGGCCCGAAGAGGTGATGGTCGCGTGGGCGGCCAGGAAACTGGCGCAGGCCGGCATCTCCAAAGAAGTGAAGTGGACGGAGGACCGGCGCGAGCATTTCATCGCCAGTGCGCACGAACGCGGACAGTTGCAGGAAGTGACCGTCGGCTTCGACGACGACGGCCGGTTGTTGGCCTTCGACTTCACGCTGTGGCACGACAACGGCGCCTACGTCCCGTACGGCTTGATAGTCATCATCAACACAACGACGCAGGTGCTCGGACCGTACAAGCCGGTGTCGTTCCGTGCGAACGCGTACTCGCTGTACACCAACACCGTCATCGTCACGCCGTACCGTGGAGCCGGACGCCCGCAAGGCGTGTTCGCCATGGAGCGCGCGATGGACGCTATTGCGCACTACCTGAAAAAGGATCCGACGGCCGTCCGCGAGACGAATTTCATCCTGCCCGAGGAAATGCCCTACGACTTCGGCCTGACGTTCCAGGACGGTCGCCCGCTCATTTACGACACCGGCGACTATCAGGTCGGCATGGACAAGATCAAAAAGCAGATCGGATGGGACGACTTCCCGGCCCGGCGGGAAGCCGCCCGCGCCGAAGGCCGGCGCATCGGCATCGGCGTGGGCGCGTATGTCGAGGGCACCGGGCCCGGCCCGTACGAGGGCGCGCACGTGGTCGTCGAAACGTCCGGGAAGGTCAAGGCCGCCACCGGACTGACCACCCAAGGGCAAGGTCACCAGACCAGTTTCGCGCAAATAGTTGCCGACGATCTCGGCGTGGACGTCCGCGACGTCGAAATCGTCACCGGCGACACCCGCAGGTTCGGATATGCGGTCGGCACCTTCGCTTCCCGAGGCGCGGTGATGTCCGGGTCGGCGTTCCACATCGCCGCGCAAATGGTTGCCGACAAGGCGAAGGCGGTGGCCGGCAAATCGCTGGGCGTGCCGCCGGACGAACTCGAACTGCGCGGCGGACACGTGTGCCCCGTCGGCGTCGAACCGGGCGCCGAGGGAACTATGCCGTTGGGTGTGGCAGCGGTCTTGTCGAACCCGTTGCGCTATGCCTTCGACGAGGCCTCCAAGCAGGCCACCCAGTTCAGCACCGGCGACACCGACATGTCGAAGCCGCCGATCGCCGAGGGCGAGCAGCCCGGACTCGAAGCCACCGGCTATTACTCGCCGCCGCGCTCCACATTCGCGTCCGGCGTGCACGCCGTCATTGTGGAAACCGACCCGCTGACCGCCGAGATCAACATCCTCAAGTATGCGATAGTGCACGACTGCGGCAATATGATCAATCCGCGCATCGTCGAAGGCCAAGTGCACGGAGGTCTGGCACAAGGGATCGGCGGCGCGCTCTACGAGAAGATCGCCTACGACGAGCACGGGCAAATGCTCAACGCATCATTCATGGACTTCCTGCTGCCGTACGCCACCGAAGTGCCCGAAAGCCTCGATATCGACCACACCGTCACGCCGTCCGGACTCAACCCGCTCGGCATGAAGGGCGTCGGCGAAGCGGGCGTGATCCCGGTATCGGCGGCAGTGGCCGCTGCCATTGAGGACGCCGAGGGCTTTCCGATCACCAAGATGCCCATCTCGCCGTCCGACCTCTTTGAATTGCGCCGCGCCCACGAGCGCGGAGAACTGCCGAGCCTCAGCTCTTAA
- a CDS encoding SRPBCC family protein, producing MKIADTATLHASPPDVFDALQDPKVLAASIPGVQTLDRVSDDHYTATIVAGVAAIKGSFTGEVTLSEQSRPDSFVMTASGAGAPGTVKAIVTVRLAPTDDGGTTLTYEADAVVGGMVGGVGQRMITGVAKKMAGVFFTTVDEVIEGGIPDMPAPGDTASGAAEAAAPDDRALQTQGVHARGPAAMPAVTGAASERGFAAGMLAGAVIALAGVAVGGLVGRRR from the coding sequence ATGAAGATCGCCGACACCGCTACCCTGCATGCCTCGCCGCCGGACGTGTTCGATGCGCTGCAGGACCCGAAGGTGCTTGCCGCCTCCATTCCGGGCGTGCAGACGCTCGACCGGGTCAGCGACGACCATTACACGGCCACCATCGTGGCAGGCGTGGCAGCGATCAAGGGCAGCTTCACCGGGGAGGTCACGCTGTCGGAACAGTCGCGGCCCGACTCGTTCGTCATGACGGCGTCCGGCGCCGGAGCGCCCGGCACGGTGAAGGCCATCGTCACGGTGCGGCTGGCCCCGACCGACGACGGCGGCACCACGCTGACTTACGAGGCGGACGCCGTCGTGGGCGGCATGGTCGGCGGTGTCGGCCAACGCATGATCACCGGCGTGGCCAAAAAGATGGCGGGAGTGTTTTTCACGACCGTGGACGAAGTGATCGAGGGCGGCATCCCCGATATGCCGGCCCCGGGCGACACGGCGTCCGGCGCTGCCGAGGCCGCCGCCCCCGATGATCGGGCGCTGCAGACCCAGGGAGTACACGCCCGCGGCCCGGCAGCGATGCCCGCCGTGACCGGCGCGGCGTCCGAACGCGGCTTCGCGGCCGGAATGCTCGCCGGCGCCGTGATCGCCCTGGCCGGCGTGGCCGTCGGCGGCCTTGTCGGCCGTCGGCGCTGA